One part of the Leclercia sp. LSNIH1 genome encodes these proteins:
- the aldB gene encoding aldehyde dehydrogenase AldB, translating to MTNNPPSARILPGEYGFPLKLKARYDNFIGGDWVPPADGDYYQNLTPVTGQPLCEIASSGKRDIDLALDAAHKAKEKWAHTSVQDRAAILFKIADRMEQNLELLATAETWDNGKPIRETMAADVPLAIDHFRYFASCIRAQEGGISEVDKDTVAYHFHEPLGVVGQIIPWNFPLLMAAWKMAPALAAGNCVVLKPARLTPLSILLLMEVVGDLLPPGVVNVVNGAGGEIGEYLATSKRIAKVAFTGSTEVGQQIMQYATQNIIPVTLELGGKSPNIFFADVMDEEDAFFDKALEGFALFAFNQGEVCTCPSRALVQESIYERFMERAIRRVESIRSGNPLDNGTQMGAQVSHGQLETILNYIDIGKKEGADILTGGRRKMLDGELKEGYYLEPTILSGKNNMRVFQEEIFGPVLAVTTFKTMEEALELANDTQYGLGAGVWSRNGNLAYQMGRGIQAGRVWTNCYHAYPAHAAFGGYKQSGIGRETHKMMLEHYQQTKCLLVSYSDKPLGLF from the coding sequence ATGACGAATAACCCTCCATCAGCACGTATCCTGCCTGGCGAATATGGTTTTCCTCTCAAACTTAAAGCCCGTTATGACAACTTTATCGGCGGCGACTGGGTTCCTCCGGCCGACGGCGACTATTATCAGAACCTCACCCCGGTGACCGGCCAGCCGCTGTGCGAGATCGCCAGCTCCGGGAAACGCGATATCGACCTGGCGCTGGATGCCGCCCATAAAGCGAAAGAGAAGTGGGCGCACACCTCGGTACAGGATCGCGCGGCGATCCTGTTCAAAATCGCCGATCGTATGGAGCAGAATCTGGAGCTTTTAGCCACGGCGGAAACCTGGGACAACGGTAAACCGATCCGCGAAACCATGGCCGCCGACGTGCCGCTGGCTATCGACCATTTCCGCTACTTCGCCTCCTGTATTCGTGCGCAGGAAGGGGGGATCAGCGAGGTGGACAAAGATACCGTGGCCTATCACTTCCATGAGCCGCTGGGTGTGGTCGGACAGATCATTCCGTGGAACTTCCCGCTGTTGATGGCCGCCTGGAAAATGGCGCCCGCGCTGGCGGCAGGCAACTGTGTGGTACTGAAACCGGCGCGCTTAACCCCGCTGTCGATCCTGCTGCTGATGGAAGTGGTGGGCGACCTGCTCCCGCCGGGTGTCGTGAACGTGGTCAACGGCGCGGGCGGGGAGATTGGTGAATATCTGGCGACCTCCAAACGGATCGCCAAGGTGGCCTTTACCGGCTCCACCGAAGTGGGCCAGCAGATCATGCAGTACGCCACCCAGAACATCATCCCGGTCACGCTGGAGCTGGGCGGAAAATCCCCGAACATCTTCTTCGCCGATGTGATGGATGAAGAGGATGCCTTCTTTGACAAGGCGCTGGAAGGATTTGCGCTTTTTGCCTTCAACCAGGGTGAAGTCTGTACCTGTCCAAGCCGGGCGCTGGTGCAGGAGTCCATTTACGAACGCTTTATGGAGCGCGCCATCCGCCGCGTGGAGTCGATCCGCAGCGGTAACCCGCTGGACAACGGTACCCAGATGGGGGCCCAGGTCTCGCACGGACAGCTGGAGACGATCCTCAACTACATTGATATCGGGAAGAAAGAGGGGGCGGACATCTTAACCGGCGGGCGGCGCAAGATGCTGGACGGGGAGCTGAAAGAGGGTTACTACCTGGAGCCGACCATCCTGTCCGGTAAAAATAACATGCGCGTCTTCCAGGAGGAGATCTTTGGCCCGGTGCTGGCGGTGACCACCTTCAAAACCATGGAGGAGGCGCTGGAGCTGGCCAACGATACACAGTATGGCCTGGGCGCAGGCGTCTGGAGCCGCAACGGCAATCTGGCCTATCAGATGGGACGCGGGATCCAGGCAGGACGCGTATGGACCAACTGCTATCACGCTTATCCGGCCCATGCCGCGTTTGGCGGATATAAACAGTCAGGTATTGGCCGCGAAACGCACAAGATGATGCTGGAACATTACCAGCAGACCAAGTGCCTACTGGTGAGCTACTCCGACAAGCCGCTCGGGCTGTTCTGA
- a CDS encoding LysR family transcriptional regulator, which yields MHKLQIKPRELKIISVIAATHSIGDAAALLGMAQANVSKYLSDFETRVGLKIFERTTRHLALTQFGQSLLPFINASLEKNEQLVNFIADYKHEKRGKVTIYGPTGIITWLARHVIHEIDNIGDIRISLKTYNLNGSEFLEGVVFPDDCDILITYAQPKDESLVATTLTKYSVTAFATPEYIKKHPISYPEDLINHSCILIDSMVIDDANIWRFRANHSNQIHDYKVTGNYICDNTQTALELARNHLGIVFAPKQSLQKEIEQGVLVPCFAHQEEWWLDLVAIFRKRDYQPWRVQYVLDGVLNTLRKQIAQATQRRPALKGQNSPSGLSE from the coding sequence ATGCACAAGCTGCAAATCAAACCGCGCGAATTAAAAATTATTTCCGTCATTGCCGCCACTCACAGCATTGGAGATGCTGCCGCGTTGTTGGGTATGGCCCAGGCCAACGTCAGTAAATATCTCTCGGATTTCGAAACTCGCGTCGGGCTGAAGATTTTCGAGCGCACCACCCGTCACCTGGCGCTGACCCAGTTTGGCCAGTCGCTGCTGCCCTTTATCAACGCTTCGCTGGAAAAGAACGAACAACTGGTTAATTTTATTGCAGATTATAAGCATGAAAAACGCGGTAAAGTGACTATTTACGGGCCAACGGGTATCATTACCTGGCTGGCCCGCCATGTGATTCATGAGATCGACAATATTGGCGATATTCGCATTAGCCTGAAAACCTATAACCTGAATGGCAGCGAGTTTCTCGAAGGCGTCGTGTTCCCCGACGATTGTGATATTTTAATTACCTATGCCCAACCCAAAGATGAAAGTCTGGTCGCCACGACCTTAACCAAATATTCGGTTACCGCTTTCGCCACCCCGGAATATATTAAAAAGCATCCTATTAGTTATCCTGAGGATTTAATTAACCACTCCTGCATTCTTATTGATTCAATGGTTATCGACGATGCCAACATCTGGCGTTTCCGCGCGAATCACAGCAATCAGATACATGACTATAAAGTCACCGGGAACTATATTTGCGACAACACCCAGACGGCGCTGGAGCTGGCGCGCAATCATCTGGGGATCGTTTTTGCGCCCAAACAGAGCCTGCAGAAAGAGATCGAACAGGGTGTTCTGGTGCCCTGCTTCGCGCATCAGGAGGAGTGGTGGCTGGATCTGGTGGCTATCTTCCGTAAACGTGACTATCAACCGTGGCGGGTGCAGTATGTACTCGACGGCGTGCTGAATACCCTGCGTAAGCAGATAGCGCAGGCCACCCAGCGGCGACCTGCGCTGAAGGGTCAGAACAGCCCGAGCGGCTTGTCGGAGTAG
- a CDS encoding MipA/OmpV family protein, with protein MTFKKSLLIATVLFAAAPAMADEFSVGAGAVFNESPYKGYNENVFAVPLMHYEGEHFYVRQATGGWIVWKDAKNELSLTASWMPLHFDPDDNDDSAMKQLDERKASAMLGGAYYHHESWGSLKLAIAADAMDESGGVMGEISYFRPFRMARLTLTPSVGVFYYDESFNDYYYGVSQKESRRSGLKQYNAGETVTPYVGVAAKYPLTQNLSLNASAVYTVLPDDVKNSPMIDRDDSFALMTGLSWTF; from the coding sequence ATGACGTTTAAAAAGAGTTTACTCATCGCCACGGTTTTATTTGCGGCTGCTCCCGCAATGGCGGATGAATTTTCAGTTGGCGCGGGCGCCGTTTTTAATGAGTCACCGTATAAAGGTTATAACGAGAATGTTTTCGCTGTTCCATTAATGCACTACGAAGGGGAACATTTTTACGTGCGTCAGGCTACCGGCGGCTGGATTGTCTGGAAAGATGCCAAAAACGAACTCAGCCTGACCGCCTCCTGGATGCCGCTGCACTTTGATCCGGACGATAACGACGACTCTGCGATGAAGCAGCTGGACGAGCGCAAAGCCTCCGCGATGCTGGGCGGCGCCTATTATCACCATGAAAGCTGGGGTAGCCTGAAGTTGGCGATTGCCGCCGATGCGATGGATGAGAGCGGCGGCGTGATGGGCGAAATCTCTTATTTCCGCCCGTTCCGCATGGCGCGCCTGACCCTGACGCCATCGGTGGGGGTCTTTTACTACGATGAAAGCTTCAACGATTACTACTACGGCGTCTCGCAGAAAGAGTCCCGTCGCAGCGGTTTAAAGCAGTACAACGCAGGCGAAACCGTGACCCCTTATGTGGGTGTGGCAGCTAAATACCCGCTGACACAGAATCTCTCTCTGAATGCCAGCGCCGTCTATACCGTGCTGCCTGACGATGTGAAAAACAGCCCGATGATCGACCGTGACGACAGCTTCGCGCTGATGACCGGTCTCTCCTGGACGTTTTAA
- a CDS encoding glycoside hydrolase family 127 protein has translation MSIMEPDLHKLKISDPFLGQYQQLVRDVVIPYQWDALNDRIEEAEPSHAISNFRIAAGQQNGEFYGMVFQDSDVAKWLEAVAWSLCQKPDAELEKTADEVIELVAAAQCDDGYLNTWFTVKAPEERWTNLAECHELYCAGHMIEAGVAWFQGTGKRRLLEVVCKLADHIDSVFGPGEQQLHGYPGHPEIELALMRLFDVTQEPRYLALAKYFVEARGTQPHFYDIEYEKRGKTSYWNTYGPAWMVQDKAYSQAHQPLAEQQTAIGHAVRFVYLMTGVAHLARLSQDESKRQDCLRLWNNMAQRQLYITGGIGSQSSGEAFSSDYDLPNDTVYAESCASIGLMMFARRMLEMEANSQYADVMERALYNTVLGGMALDGKHFFYVNPLEVHPKTLKFNHVYDHVKPVRQRWFGCACCPPNIARVLASIGHYIYTVRDDALFINLYIGNSMAFPVGEQELQLRISGNYPWQEQVVIEIASSVDVDYTLALRAPDWCDNPQLTLNGKPITGEMRQGYIYLTRRWQEGDKLVLTLPMPVRRVYGNPQVRQQAGKVALQRGPLVYCLEEADNGAGLHNLTLPADSEFRLVEGKGIFAHKMLIQTQGYARHAADAEHQPLWQYDRASATQQAQTLTFIPWFSWANRGEGEMRIWVDEANAAR, from the coding sequence ATGTCCATAATGGAACCCGACCTGCATAAACTGAAAATCAGCGACCCGTTTCTGGGTCAGTATCAACAGCTGGTGCGCGATGTGGTCATCCCCTACCAGTGGGATGCCCTGAACGATCGCATTGAGGAGGCGGAACCGAGCCATGCCATCAGCAACTTTCGCATCGCGGCGGGTCAGCAAAATGGTGAATTCTACGGGATGGTCTTTCAGGACAGCGACGTGGCGAAATGGCTGGAGGCGGTCGCCTGGTCGCTGTGCCAGAAGCCCGACGCGGAGCTGGAAAAAACCGCCGATGAGGTGATTGAGCTGGTAGCCGCCGCGCAGTGCGACGATGGCTATCTCAATACCTGGTTTACGGTAAAAGCGCCGGAGGAGCGCTGGACAAACCTGGCGGAGTGCCACGAGCTTTACTGCGCCGGGCATATGATTGAAGCGGGCGTAGCCTGGTTCCAGGGCACCGGCAAACGCCGTCTGCTGGAGGTGGTCTGTAAGCTGGCCGACCATATCGACAGCGTTTTTGGTCCGGGCGAGCAGCAGCTACACGGCTATCCCGGCCACCCGGAGATCGAGCTGGCGCTGATGCGCCTGTTTGATGTCACCCAGGAGCCGCGCTACCTGGCGCTGGCGAAATATTTCGTTGAAGCGCGTGGCACCCAGCCGCACTTCTACGACATCGAATATGAAAAGCGGGGCAAAACCTCGTACTGGAACACCTACGGCCCGGCGTGGATGGTACAGGATAAAGCCTACAGCCAGGCGCATCAGCCGCTGGCGGAACAGCAAACGGCGATTGGTCATGCGGTGCGTTTCGTCTATCTGATGACCGGCGTCGCGCACCTGGCCCGTTTAAGTCAGGATGAGAGTAAACGCCAGGACTGCCTGCGCCTGTGGAATAACATGGCCCAGCGCCAGCTCTATATCACCGGCGGGATTGGTTCCCAGAGCAGCGGCGAAGCCTTCAGCAGCGATTACGATCTGCCGAACGACACCGTCTATGCTGAAAGCTGCGCCTCCATCGGCCTGATGATGTTTGCCCGTCGCATGCTGGAAATGGAAGCCAACAGCCAGTACGCCGACGTTATGGAGCGGGCGCTGTACAACACCGTGCTTGGCGGCATGGCGCTGGACGGGAAACACTTCTTCTACGTCAACCCGCTGGAAGTGCATCCGAAGACGCTGAAATTTAACCATGTCTACGATCACGTGAAGCCGGTTCGCCAGCGCTGGTTCGGCTGCGCCTGCTGCCCGCCAAACATCGCCCGCGTTCTGGCCTCGATTGGTCACTACATCTATACCGTTCGCGACGATGCCCTGTTTATCAACCTCTACATCGGCAACAGCATGGCTTTCCCGGTGGGTGAGCAGGAGTTGCAGCTGCGGATCAGCGGCAACTACCCGTGGCAGGAGCAGGTCGTCATCGAAATCGCCTCCTCGGTGGACGTCGACTATACCCTGGCCTTACGTGCGCCGGACTGGTGCGACAATCCACAGCTCACGCTGAATGGCAAACCCATCACGGGTGAGATGCGTCAGGGCTATATCTACCTGACCCGCCGCTGGCAGGAAGGCGATAAGCTGGTGTTAACCCTGCCGATGCCGGTCCGCCGGGTTTACGGTAATCCGCAGGTGCGCCAGCAGGCCGGAAAAGTGGCTTTGCAGCGCGGGCCACTGGTCTACTGTCTTGAAGAGGCGGATAACGGCGCGGGGCTGCACAACCTTACCCTGCCAGCCGACAGCGAATTCAGACTCGTTGAAGGCAAAGGGATTTTTGCCCATAAGATGCTGATCCAGACGCAAGGGTATGCCCGCCACGCCGCGGACGCTGAACACCAACCGCTGTGGCAGTACGATCGTGCCTCCGCCACGCAACAGGCGCAGACGCTGACCTTTATTCCGTGGTTTAGCTGGGCTAACCGGGGCGAAGGGGAGATGCGGATCTGGGTGGATGAGGCGAACGCCGCACGCTAA
- a CDS encoding MFS transporter, which produces MTSTPITQTEIAQQAINDRLTVREKIGYGLGDAGGTVITCLIMNFLTFFYTDVFGLTPALVGTLFIALRIFDAISDPVMGIIADRTQSRWGRFCPWQLWVALPIGIIGVLTFTVPEAGMGVKIAWAFGTYLLLSVGYTAINVPYCALINTMTTRHSEVISCQSWRFVLCGVAGFLVSVGLPWLVELLGQGNVAQGYQFGVGVLCAIAVVMFLCCFFWVRERVPLAMMGKFTLKEHLAGLRNNDQLLLMLVMSFLLINVFNIRGGGYMYFITYVLEGSTAYTSLFFTMVTFASILGAVIVNLLSRRSDTVKLYYYTNLVLAALAVGMWFLPGGPAYQTLWLVVILANGVILGFTLPLHFALMAFADDYGEWKTRVRSSGMNFAFNLFFIKLAWASSAGIISLVFIFVAYQPGAGNQTPASLQGITAMETLLPALFHLLLALAIRKCRLNNPMMTRIATDLRQRHAHA; this is translated from the coding sequence ATGACTTCCACCCCGATTACACAGACAGAGATCGCTCAGCAGGCCATCAACGATCGCCTGACGGTGCGAGAAAAAATAGGCTACGGCCTGGGTGATGCTGGCGGCACGGTGATCACCTGTTTGATCATGAACTTTCTCACTTTTTTCTATACCGATGTCTTTGGTTTAACCCCGGCGCTGGTCGGCACGCTGTTTATCGCCCTGCGCATCTTCGACGCGATATCCGACCCGGTGATGGGGATCATCGCCGACCGTACCCAGAGCCGCTGGGGACGCTTTTGCCCCTGGCAGCTGTGGGTCGCCCTGCCGATTGGCATTATCGGCGTGCTGACCTTCACCGTGCCGGAGGCGGGCATGGGAGTTAAAATCGCCTGGGCCTTCGGCACCTATCTGCTGCTCTCGGTGGGCTATACCGCCATCAACGTGCCCTATTGCGCGCTGATCAACACCATGACCACCCGCCACAGCGAAGTGATCTCCTGCCAGTCATGGCGTTTTGTATTGTGCGGCGTGGCCGGTTTTCTGGTCTCCGTTGGCCTGCCGTGGCTGGTTGAACTTCTCGGTCAGGGCAACGTGGCGCAGGGATATCAGTTCGGCGTGGGTGTGCTGTGCGCCATTGCGGTGGTGATGTTCCTGTGCTGCTTCTTCTGGGTTCGCGAGCGCGTACCGCTGGCGATGATGGGAAAATTTACCCTTAAGGAGCACCTCGCCGGTCTGCGTAACAACGACCAGCTGCTGCTGATGCTGGTGATGTCTTTCCTGCTGATTAACGTCTTCAACATTCGTGGCGGCGGCTACATGTATTTCATCACTTACGTGCTGGAAGGGAGCACCGCCTACACCTCGCTCTTCTTCACGATGGTGACCTTTGCCTCTATTCTGGGCGCGGTGATCGTTAACCTGCTGTCACGTCGCAGCGACACCGTCAAACTCTACTACTACACCAACCTGGTGCTGGCAGCCCTGGCGGTGGGGATGTGGTTCCTGCCCGGCGGCCCGGCTTACCAGACTCTGTGGCTGGTGGTCATTCTGGCGAACGGCGTGATCCTCGGCTTTACCCTGCCGCTGCACTTCGCACTGATGGCCTTTGCTGACGACTACGGCGAGTGGAAAACCCGCGTACGCTCCTCCGGCATGAACTTCGCCTTTAACCTCTTTTTCATCAAGCTGGCCTGGGCTTCCAGCGCCGGGATCATCAGCCTGGTGTTTATTTTCGTCGCCTACCAGCCGGGCGCAGGCAACCAGACGCCCGCCTCATTACAGGGCATTACCGCCATGGAGACTCTGCTGCCCGCCCTTTTCCATCTGCTGCTGGCGCTGGCGATCCGCAAGTGCCGACTCAATAACCCGATGATGACGCGCATTGCCACCGACCTGCGCCAGCGTCACGCTCACGCCTGA
- a CDS encoding AraC family transcriptional regulator, which produces MLELSIALPIRVQNGGYFISRGVGRHPARRLDSWEVIFVEKGTLTIQEDTTLFEVHAGESLLLWPHRRHKGIEDFPADLRFYWLHFEVHEQAAPSSLSTLLSVQQHGKTGDPQAMIALFRQFLTEQEKLQRSPALEFILLLILQQLSVMPGQELAPDEAGVSLAWKARQLISTQFHRPLSTSQLARELHCNADYLGRVFRRVFHLTLTEAIHRQRVRAAEKLLLNDAVSLKEVAVRCGFNDTGYFRQIFRKHTGLTPGVWKRRYCKEHINSA; this is translated from the coding sequence ATGCTCGAATTATCCATAGCGCTTCCGATCAGGGTGCAGAATGGCGGCTATTTTATCTCCCGGGGCGTCGGGCGACATCCGGCGCGCAGGCTCGACTCCTGGGAGGTCATCTTTGTGGAAAAGGGGACATTAACGATCCAGGAGGATACGACGCTGTTTGAGGTCCATGCTGGAGAAAGTCTGCTCCTGTGGCCCCACCGCCGACACAAGGGGATTGAAGATTTTCCTGCCGATTTACGCTTTTACTGGCTGCATTTTGAAGTTCACGAGCAGGCCGCGCCGTCATCCCTGAGTACGCTGCTGTCGGTGCAGCAGCACGGCAAAACCGGCGATCCGCAGGCGATGATTGCCCTGTTCCGGCAATTTCTGACCGAACAGGAGAAGCTCCAGCGCAGCCCGGCGCTGGAATTTATTCTGCTGCTGATCCTGCAACAGCTCTCAGTCATGCCCGGGCAGGAGCTCGCCCCGGACGAAGCGGGCGTCAGCCTGGCGTGGAAGGCGCGGCAGCTGATCAGCACGCAGTTTCACCGGCCGCTCTCCACGTCGCAGCTTGCCCGGGAGCTGCACTGCAACGCCGATTATCTGGGGCGGGTGTTTCGTCGGGTCTTTCATCTGACGCTCACCGAGGCTATCCACCGTCAGCGCGTCAGGGCCGCGGAGAAGTTACTGCTTAATGATGCCGTGTCGCTCAAGGAGGTGGCGGTGCGCTGCGGGTTTAACGACACCGGATATTTCCGGCAAATTTTTCGTAAGCATACCGGGTTAACGCCCGGCGTCTGGAAGCGCCGCTACTGCAAGGAGCACATCAATTCCGCCTGA
- a CDS encoding 4Fe-4S dicluster domain-containing protein has translation MNSFIVADPAKCIGCRTCEVACVVSHQENQNCAAVTAKTFTSRIRVVKGGTFTTAVTCHQCEDAPCANVCPMQAIQREQGVWRVEQQRCIGCKSCMIACPFGAMQVTGEAEAVQALKCDRCAHREGGPACVEACPTRALSCVDPARLRAERLRYLA, from the coding sequence ATGAACTCGTTTATTGTTGCGGACCCGGCGAAATGTATTGGCTGTCGCACCTGCGAAGTGGCCTGCGTGGTATCGCACCAGGAGAACCAGAATTGTGCCGCTGTGACGGCAAAGACCTTTACCTCCCGCATCCGGGTGGTGAAAGGCGGGACGTTCACTACGGCGGTCACCTGCCACCAGTGTGAAGATGCCCCCTGCGCCAACGTCTGCCCGATGCAGGCGATCCAGCGTGAGCAGGGGGTATGGCGGGTAGAGCAACAGCGCTGTATCGGCTGTAAAAGCTGCATGATTGCCTGCCCGTTCGGGGCGATGCAGGTGACGGGAGAGGCAGAAGCGGTGCAGGCGCTGAAGTGCGACCGTTGCGCGCACCGCGAAGGTGGACCCGCCTGCGTGGAGGCCTGTCCAACCCGCGCGTTAAGTTGCGTCGATCCTGCCAGATTACGTGCCGAACGGCTGCGTTATCTGGCATAA
- the avtA gene encoding valine--pyruvate transaminase, whose protein sequence is MTFSLFGDKFTRHSGITRLMEDLNDGLRTPGAIMLGGGNPAQIPEMNAYFQTLLADMLENGKARDALCNYDGPQGKTELLAALAEMLRDTLGWEIDPQNIALTNGSQSAFFYLFNLFAGRRADGTTKKVLFPLTPEYIGYADSGLEDDLFVAARPNIELLPEGQFKYHVDFEHLHIGEETGMICVSRPTNPTGNVITDEELIKLDALANQHDIPLVIDNAYGVPFPGIIFSEARPLWNPNIVLCMSLSKLGLPGSRCGIIIANEKIITAITNMNGIISLSPGGIGPAMMCEMIKRNDLLRLSNEVIKPFYYQRVQETIATIRRYLPEERCLIHKPEGAIFLWLWFKDLPITTELLYQRLKKRGVLMVPGDYFFPGLDKPWPHTHQCMRMNYVPDPEKIEAGVKILAEEIDLAWRENGQ, encoded by the coding sequence ATGACTTTTTCACTTTTCGGCGACAAATTCACCCGCCATTCAGGCATTACCCGCCTGATGGAGGATCTCAACGACGGGCTGCGCACACCGGGCGCCATCATGCTCGGCGGCGGTAACCCGGCACAAATCCCTGAGATGAACGCCTATTTTCAGACGCTCCTCGCGGACATGCTGGAAAATGGCAAAGCCAGAGATGCGCTGTGCAATTACGACGGCCCACAGGGCAAAACCGAGCTGCTTGCTGCCCTGGCTGAGATGCTGCGCGACACCCTCGGCTGGGAGATTGATCCACAGAACATTGCTCTGACAAATGGCAGCCAGAGCGCGTTTTTCTACTTATTTAACCTCTTCGCGGGACGACGTGCCGACGGCACCACCAAAAAAGTGCTCTTCCCGCTGACGCCGGAGTACATCGGTTATGCCGACTCCGGCCTTGAGGACGATCTTTTCGTCGCCGCGCGCCCGAACATCGAGCTACTGCCGGAAGGCCAGTTCAAATATCACGTCGATTTTGAGCATCTGCATATTGGCGAAGAGACCGGGATGATCTGCGTCTCGCGCCCCACCAACCCGACCGGCAACGTCATCACCGATGAAGAGCTGATTAAGCTGGATGCGCTGGCGAACCAGCATGATATTCCGCTGGTGATCGATAACGCCTACGGGGTCCCCTTCCCGGGCATTATCTTCAGCGAAGCGCGTCCGCTGTGGAACCCGAACATTGTGCTGTGCATGAGCCTCTCCAAGCTGGGTCTGCCGGGTAGCCGCTGCGGGATTATCATCGCCAATGAGAAAATTATCACCGCCATTACCAACATGAACGGCATCATCAGCCTCTCCCCTGGCGGGATCGGCCCGGCAATGATGTGCGAGATGATTAAGCGCAACGATCTGCTGCGCCTGTCCAACGAGGTGATTAAGCCCTTCTACTATCAGCGCGTCCAGGAGACCATTGCGACTATCCGCCGCTATCTCCCGGAAGAGCGCTGTCTGATCCACAAACCCGAAGGGGCAATTTTCCTCTGGCTGTGGTTTAAGGATCTGCCGATCACCACCGAACTGCTCTATCAGCGTCTGAAAAAGCGCGGTGTATTGATGGTGCCGGGGGATTATTTCTTCCCGGGGCTGGACAAGCCATGGCCGCACACCCACCAGTGCATGCGCATGAACTATGTCCCGGACCCAGAAAAAATCGAAGCGGGTGTGAAGATCCTCGCCGAGGAGATCGACCTCGCCTGGCGGGAAAACGGTCAGTAA